In Peromyscus leucopus breed LL Stock chromosome 16_21, UCI_PerLeu_2.1, whole genome shotgun sequence, a single genomic region encodes these proteins:
- the Zwint gene encoding ZW10 interactor produces the protein MAAAENGADAAQEVLTEVAVILEPVGLQEEAELPARILEEFVKNSRKKDKLLCSQLQVVDCLQNFLAQEDTAQSSDALVSEDMSRRQAAEAKEKWKELKATYLGHVEAIKCALTQALPQVEEVQRKCTELQEAYEQLETKKQVIEEKLQTAQKQWLLHQKRLQDLVKISAEVKEQQARAQQKLDQSNQELETLNQQAGEEQDKLQRTQTYLQLLRTLRNNLLVPEAKAQDRDVTGNALPPESL, from the exons ATGGCGGCTGCAGAGAACGGAGCTGATGCTGCTCAAGA GGTCCTGACTGAGGTAGCAGTCATTCTAGAACCTGTAGGCttgcaggaagaagcagagctgcCGGCTCGGATCCTGGAGGAGTTTGTGAAG AACTCGAGGAAGAAGGACAAGCTGCTTTGTAGCCAGCTGCAGGTAGTGGACTGCCTACAGAATTTTCTGGCTCAGGAGGATACTGCCCAGAGCTCAGACGCTTTGGTCTCTGAAGACATGAGTC GACGCCAGGCAGCTGAAgctaaagagaaatggaaggaacTGAAGGCCACGTACCTGGGCCATGTGGAAGCCATAAAATGTGCCCTGACCCAGGCCTTACCCCAGGTAGAAGAGGTCCAAAGGAAGTGCACAGAGCTCCAGGAGGCTTACGAGCAACTCGAGACTAAG AAGCAAGTCATCGAGGAGAAACTGCAGACAGCTCAGAAGCAGTGGCTGCTGCACCAG aAACGTCTCCAGGATCTGGTGAAGATTTCTGCAGAGGTAAAGGAACAGCAGGCGAGAGCTCAGCAGAAGCTCGACCAGTCAAATCAGGAACTGGAAACCTTGAATCAGCaagcaggagaggagcaggataaGCTGCAGAG GACCCAGACCTACCTCCAGCTACTGCGCACCCTGCGGAATAACCTGCTGGTACCCGAAGCGAAGGCTCAGGACAGGGATGTCACAGGAAATGCCCTTCCACCTGAATCTCTCTAA